A genomic region of Leptolyngbya sp. FACHB-261 contains the following coding sequences:
- a CDS encoding YtxH domain-containing protein: MSDNRSGGFWAGLFLGSAVGTVLGLLVAPRPGRDTRRLLKKSADALPEIAEDFGSSVQYQADRLSESARLQLHETLGRLREAVNVGIEAGVQQRRDLKQRPEPTTDINVSETPPDSL; this comes from the coding sequence ATGTCAGATAACCGTAGTGGCGGGTTCTGGGCTGGACTATTTCTAGGTAGTGCCGTTGGCACCGTGCTGGGACTACTGGTGGCACCCCGCCCAGGGCGCGATACTCGCCGCCTACTGAAAAAATCTGCTGATGCTCTGCCAGAGATTGCTGAGGATTTTGGTAGCAGCGTTCAATATCAGGCTGATCGGCTGAGTGAGTCGGCCCGCCTTCAACTCCATGAGACTCTGGGCCGGTTGCGAGAGGCTGTCAATGTTGGTATTGAGGCGGGTGTGCAACAGCGCCGTGATCTCAAGCAGCGGCCGGAGCCGACAACGGATATTAACGTGTCCGAAACTCCGCCAGATTCTCTCTAA
- a CDS encoding ABC transporter substrate-binding protein, translating into MQRLFPAVQRLLVLVLVLVVTGLLGACSASPAAPPPQLLLSSISDPKTFNCVIANDSASTEACGYLYEGLISKNGITQEFEGSLAESWQVLDDGQRIVFKLRRGLKWSDGQPLTTNDVVFTFNDLYFDERIPAPIRDILRIGDAGVLPEVRKLDDLRVEFKLPEPFSPFLEAVGAAIFPEHILRSTLTPKTAEQPPPFVNSWGVDSDVTKIVGSGLYRMTEYRPAERIAFESNPHYRLAGKPYIERIILNIVDSQDTALLQFRSRDLDMLSLRPEDFELLKREEKRDKFDIYNGGPAPSTFFITFNQSQGKNSKNNKPFVNPIRSKWFNDIAFRRAVAYAINRSEMINNVFRGLGEPQNSPIIVQSPYYLPPDKGLKTYDYDLEKAKAILVEAGYRYNAQGQLLDAEGNAVRFTLSTNAGNKVREATGTQIKSDLAKIGIQVDFVPLQFTLLVSKLKSTRDWEAIILSFGGGGTEPNNGSNIWRSTGSLHAFNQGPQPGEPPLPGRVVTDWEKKIDQLLLAGTQEFDVEKRKVIYNEFQQIVQEQLPLIYLVNPLSLSAARSRVEGIQIGALGSLLWNLEDLRLSD; encoded by the coding sequence ATGCAACGCCTTTTTCCTGCTGTTCAACGGCTACTGGTTTTAGTTCTGGTCCTGGTCGTGACTGGTCTGCTGGGAGCCTGTAGTGCCTCACCGGCTGCACCGCCCCCGCAACTGTTGTTGTCGTCGATTTCCGACCCCAAAACTTTCAACTGTGTGATCGCCAATGACTCAGCCAGCACCGAAGCCTGCGGCTATTTGTACGAGGGGTTGATCAGCAAAAATGGCATTACCCAAGAGTTTGAGGGCTCTCTGGCTGAAAGCTGGCAAGTGCTGGATGATGGTCAGCGCATTGTCTTCAAGCTGCGGCGGGGACTGAAGTGGTCAGATGGACAACCGTTGACCACGAATGATGTTGTCTTTACGTTCAATGATCTGTACTTTGATGAGCGGATCCCAGCCCCAATTCGGGATATCTTGCGCATCGGCGATGCAGGGGTCTTACCCGAGGTGCGGAAGCTCGACGACTTGCGAGTCGAGTTCAAACTACCAGAACCCTTTTCCCCTTTCCTAGAAGCGGTAGGGGCTGCAATCTTTCCTGAGCACATTTTGCGGAGCACGCTAACGCCTAAAACAGCTGAGCAGCCCCCCCCATTTGTCAACAGTTGGGGCGTCGATAGCGATGTCACCAAAATTGTTGGCAGTGGTCTTTATAGGATGACGGAATATCGTCCGGCGGAGCGGATTGCTTTCGAGAGTAACCCCCACTATCGCCTAGCAGGAAAACCGTATATTGAACGCATCATCTTAAACATTGTCGATTCTCAAGATACTGCGCTACTGCAATTTCGCTCGCGCGATCTGGACATGTTAAGCCTGCGTCCAGAAGATTTTGAATTATTAAAACGAGAAGAAAAACGCGATAAGTTCGACATCTACAATGGGGGTCCAGCTCCTAGTACCTTTTTCATCACGTTCAATCAAAGCCAGGGCAAGAACTCCAAGAACAATAAGCCTTTCGTTAACCCCATCCGTTCCAAGTGGTTCAACGATATCGCCTTTCGTCGGGCAGTTGCCTATGCGATCAACCGCTCCGAGATGATCAACAATGTCTTCCGTGGGCTGGGCGAACCGCAAAACTCCCCAATCATTGTTCAAAGCCCCTATTATTTGCCACCTGACAAGGGCTTAAAAACCTATGATTACGACCTAGAAAAAGCGAAAGCGATCTTGGTAGAAGCAGGCTATCGCTACAATGCTCAAGGTCAATTGCTAGATGCTGAGGGTAATGCAGTTCGCTTTACGCTTAGCACTAATGCTGGCAATAAAGTTCGCGAGGCAACTGGCACTCAGATCAAAAGCGACCTGGCTAAAATTGGCATCCAGGTTGATTTTGTGCCACTACAATTCACGTTGCTGGTCTCCAAGCTCAAGAGCACTCGCGATTGGGAAGCGATTATTTTAAGCTTCGGGGGGGGTGGCACCGAACCTAACAACGGGTCGAACATCTGGCGTAGTACCGGCTCGCTCCATGCTTTCAATCAGGGGCCCCAGCCAGGTGAACCGCCCTTACCGGGTCGTGTCGTAACCGATTGGGAAAAGAAAATCGATCAACTTTTGCTCGCGGGCACGCAAGAGTTTGACGTTGAGAAACGCAAAGTAATCTACAACGAGTTTCAGCAGATTGTGCAAGAGCAATTGCCATTGATCTATCTGGTCAATCCGCTGTCCTTAAGTGCTGCCCGTAGTCGAGTCGAAGGCATTCAAATAGGTGCTTTGGGCAGCTTGCTGTGGAACTTAGAAGACCTGCGATTGAGCGATTAG
- a CDS encoding ABC transporter substrate-binding protein has protein sequence MRTLVWGWIRRVVALCLLFALTACTVTPATPASQLLLSFSDPKTFNSVISNEATSQELWAFLFEGLITRNGITSQLEPNLAETWQILDGGKRIVFTLRDNLKWSDGEALTADDVLFTFRDVLFNDRIPAGNKDVLRIGDAGALPKVRQLDRLRIEFELPEPFSPFLDTVGVPILPKHILGPTVSQIGSDGTPRFLSTWGIDTDVRQIIGCGPYRMVEYRPAERITLERNPHYRKAGQPYIQRVVLNIVDSTDTSLIQFRSRDLDVLTLRPEDFQLLKREEKRDNFTIYDAGPSLGDRFIQFNLNRGRDPKSGKPYVNPVRSKWFNDLAFRQAIAYGLDRPTMIDNVFRGLGQAQNSPIPVQSPFYLSPQEGLKTYDYNLDKAKSILKDAGYKLNSQGLLLDPEGNPVRFTMNTNAGNKNREALGTQVKSDLARLGIQVDFFPIDFNLLISKSDARTWECILLGLTGGLEPNSGANIWRSDGTLHDFNQGARPGDPPIPGYVVSDWEKRIDQLFITGAREFDTAKRRAIYGEFQQIVQEQLPMIYLVTPQSLNAVRDRVEGVQPSVTGSVLWNLEALRLHQT, from the coding sequence ATGCGAACGCTTGTTTGGGGCTGGATCCGAAGGGTTGTAGCTCTTTGCCTGCTCTTTGCCCTGACTGCCTGCACGGTTACGCCTGCCACACCCGCTAGCCAACTGTTGCTGTCTTTCTCTGATCCCAAAACCTTTAATAGTGTTATTTCTAACGAAGCCACCTCGCAGGAGCTTTGGGCATTTCTATTTGAGGGCCTGATTACTCGCAATGGCATTACCTCTCAGCTAGAACCCAACTTGGCCGAAACTTGGCAGATTCTAGACGGAGGCAAGCGTATTGTCTTCACTTTACGTGACAACTTGAAATGGTCCGATGGTGAGGCACTAACTGCTGATGATGTGCTGTTCACCTTTCGCGATGTGCTGTTTAACGACCGCATCCCTGCTGGCAACAAGGACGTTCTGCGCATTGGGGATGCTGGTGCTTTACCTAAAGTTCGCCAGTTGGATCGGCTACGGATTGAGTTTGAACTGCCTGAGCCATTCTCACCGTTCCTGGATACGGTCGGCGTCCCAATTTTGCCCAAACATATTTTGGGGCCTACGGTTAGCCAAATTGGGTCTGATGGCACCCCTCGTTTTCTCAGCACTTGGGGCATCGACACGGATGTCAGGCAGATTATTGGTTGCGGTCCTTATCGGATGGTGGAGTACCGTCCTGCCGAGCGCATTACTCTAGAGCGCAACCCCCACTACCGCAAAGCAGGTCAGCCTTATATTCAGCGAGTCGTTCTCAATATTGTGGACTCGACTGATACTTCACTGATTCAATTTCGTTCGCGCGACTTGGATGTGCTGACCCTACGACCCGAAGATTTTCAACTGCTTAAACGAGAGGAAAAGCGCGATAATTTCACTATTTATGATGCTGGCCCTAGTTTAGGAGACCGCTTTATTCAGTTCAATTTGAACCGAGGACGCGATCCTAAGTCCGGTAAGCCCTACGTCAATCCGGTTCGATCCAAGTGGTTCAATGACTTAGCTTTTCGTCAAGCCATTGCCTATGGCCTCGATCGTCCAACCATGATTGACAATGTCTTCCGGGGCCTAGGGCAGGCGCAGAATTCCCCTATTCCCGTGCAGAGCCCCTTCTATTTATCGCCACAAGAAGGGCTGAAGACTTACGACTACAACCTGGATAAAGCCAAGTCGATTCTGAAAGACGCAGGCTACAAACTCAATAGCCAGGGACTATTGCTAGATCCCGAGGGCAACCCGGTACGCTTCACCATGAATACGAACGCGGGCAACAAAAACCGTGAGGCATTAGGCACTCAAGTCAAAAGTGACCTGGCTCGTCTTGGCATTCAGGTGGACTTTTTTCCCATCGACTTCAATCTGCTAATCAGCAAGAGCGACGCTCGTACTTGGGAATGCATCCTACTGGGTTTGACCGGTGGCCTAGAACCCAATAGCGGGGCCAATATCTGGCGTAGCGATGGCACCCTACATGATTTCAACCAAGGGGCTCGTCCTGGAGATCCGCCAATTCCAGGCTATGTAGTCAGTGATTGGGAGAAGCGCATTGACCAGTTGTTTATCACTGGGGCTCGGGAATTTGACACAGCCAAGCGTCGGGCCATCTATGGCGAATTCCAACAGATTGTGCAGGAGCAGTTGCCGATGATCTATCTGGTCACACCTCAGTCACTGAATGCTGTGCGCGATCGGGTAGAGGGGGTTCAGCCCAGTGTTACCGGCAGTGTTCTCTGGAACCTAGAGGCTC